The following proteins come from a genomic window of Nocardiopsis sp. YSL2:
- a CDS encoding HAD family hydrolase — MTEMTFDRNDITHIVWDWNGTLLDDNHANLAAVNAVCAAFGRPPVELEYWRSVFRRPLVPCYEELLGRRFVDGEWERAERLYDAHYLEHLPSCSLSEGVPDVLHTWRDGGGSQSLLSMASHDHLVPLVSERGLTGHFERVEGRRFEAEQDSKAEHLVHHLDRQGIDPAKVVLIGDIDDDARAAREAGANAILVAGGLMARERLAATGAPVVDTPAAAVAALRAV; from the coding sequence GGAACGGCACCCTCCTGGACGACAACCACGCCAACCTCGCCGCGGTGAACGCCGTGTGCGCCGCGTTCGGCCGCCCCCCGGTGGAGCTGGAGTACTGGCGGTCGGTCTTCCGGCGCCCCCTCGTCCCCTGCTACGAGGAGCTCCTCGGGCGCCGCTTCGTGGACGGCGAGTGGGAGCGGGCCGAGCGGCTCTACGACGCGCACTACCTGGAGCACCTGCCCTCCTGCTCCCTGTCCGAGGGCGTGCCCGACGTGCTGCACACCTGGCGCGACGGCGGCGGAAGCCAGTCCCTGCTGTCCATGGCCTCGCACGACCACCTGGTGCCGCTGGTGTCCGAGCGCGGCCTGACCGGCCACTTCGAGCGGGTCGAGGGGCGCAGGTTCGAGGCGGAGCAGGACTCCAAGGCCGAGCACCTGGTCCACCACCTGGACCGGCAGGGCATCGACCCCGCCAAGGTCGTCCTCATCGGTGACATCGACGACGACGCCCGGGCCGCCCGAGAGGCGGGCGCGAACGCCATCCTGGTCGCGGGCGGCCTCATGGCCCGCGAGCGCCTGGCGGCCACCGGCGCTCCGGTCGTGGACACTCCCGCGGCGGCCGTCGCGGCACTGCGCGCCGTCTGA